One segment of Procambarus clarkii isolate CNS0578487 chromosome 1, FALCON_Pclarkii_2.0, whole genome shotgun sequence DNA contains the following:
- the LOC123754419 gene encoding uncharacterized protein has product MRFLAGVISVVVLASLAHGAHECERECVAGDTRTCRYTFHLQEYHTMSRACFDCPHNLTDCSRPECVAGDGVARPLVAINRQLPGPSVQVCEGDRVVVDVYNWLLSDTETIHWHGQHMQDFQYYDGVPFLTQCPILGGSFRYNFLATTTGTHWWHSHSGLHRGSGVFGPFVVREAEDQQASTYDVDSPEHVLVMFDWIHSSVSDLFFGRIHYTGDELASNILINAKGRTSATMTPLEVVRVTPGLRHRLRLINAGGLNCPIIVSVDDHKLVVIATDGQPILPYTTDSVVLYSGERFDVVLAADQPVDNYWIRFNGLIDCQPNECVQGAVLRYEGAPEEDPAAILAYDPNYPPGVVVNPLNTAGVALEEVTMAELTSLVPSTLEEHVDKQFFLGFNLNQIDNLLMYNPEFYSYSEVSAGWQRKTPQLNNISFRLPLSPPLSQPQDPQPTVCFYGEEPPCVGNYCSCTYVMEVALGETVELVLVDEGMVGDLNHPFHLHGNNFHVVAMDRLGSQTTVEEVMALDAAGGISRKLTNAIKKDTVTIPDGGYTVVRFTASNPGWWLMHCHLVFHAELGMIGVLHVGDPSDLPPVPEGFPTCSSFMPDL; this is encoded by the exons ATGAGGTTCCTAGCGGGTGTCATCAGCGTGGTGGTGTTGGCCTCCCTCGCAC ACGGCGCTCATGAGTGCGAGAGAGAGTGCGTGGCCGGCGACACCCGCACCTGCCGCTACACCTTCCACCTCCAGGAGTACCACACCATGAGTCGCGCCTGCTTCGACTGCCCCCACAACCTCACTGACTGCTCCCGTCCCGAGTGTGTGGCCGGCGACGGAGTGGCCAGACCGTTAGTTGCTATCAACCGTCAACTGCCTGGACCCAGCGTACAG gtgtgcgAGGGCGACCGGGTGGTGGTGGACGTGTACAACTGGCTGCTGTCGGACACGGAGACTATTCACTGGCACGGTCAACACATGCAAGACTTCCAGTACTACGACGGTGTCCCATTCCTCACCCAGTGCCCGATCTTAGGTGGCTCCTTCCGCTATAACTTCCTCGCTACCACCACTGGCACTCACTGGTGGCACTCTCACTCAG GACTTCACCGAGGGAGTGGAGTGTTCGGCCCCTTCGTGGTGCGAGAGGCAGAGGATCAACAGGCCTCGACCTACGACGTAGATTCCCCCGAACACGTCCTTGTGATGTTCGATTGGATCCACAGCTCCGTCAGCGACTTGTTTTTTGGTCGCATCCATTACACTGGGGACGAATTAGCCTCAAACATCCTCATCAACGCCAAGGGCAGGACATCTGCCACCATG ACGCCGCTGGAGGTGGTGCGTGTGACCCCTGGCTTGCGTCACCGTCTGCGTCTCATCAATGCCGGGGGCCTCAACTGTCCAATAATTGTCTCGGTCGACGACCACAAACTTGTCGTCATCGCCACTGATGGCCAGCCCATTCTTCCTTACACGACTGATTCTGTCGTTTTATACTCTG GAGAGAGGTTTGATGTGGTGTTGGCGGCCGACCAGCccgtcgacaactactggatccgCTTCAACGGCCTCATCGACTGCCA GCCGAACGAGTGTGTGCAGGGAGCGGTGCTCCGGTACGAGGGCGCCCCGGAGGAGGACCCGGCCGCCATCCTGGCCTACGACCCCAACTACCCGCCAGGAGTC GTGGTGAATCCCCTCAACACAGCCGGAGTCGCCTTAGAAGAGGTTACTATGGCCGAACTTACCTCCCTCGTCCCCAGCACCTTAGAGGAACACGTCGACAAGCAGTTCTTTCTTGGCTTTAACCTCAACCAGATCGACAACCTTCTGATGTATAACCCTGAGTTCTACTCCTACTCCGAAG TGTCTGCGGGATGGCAAAGGAAAACCCCCCAACTGAACAACATCAGCTTCAGGTTACCGCTCTCCCCTCCGCTCTCCCAGCCACAGGACCCTCAACCCACCGTCTGCTTCTACGGCGAG GAGCCGCCTTGCGTCGGAAACTACTGCAGCTGCACCTACGTGATGGAGGTGGCGTTAGGGGAGACAGTGGAGCTGGTGTTGGTGGATGAGGGTATGGTTGGTGATTTGAACCATCCCTTTCACCTCCACGGTAACAACTTCCATGTGGTGGCTATGGACCGCCTCGGTAG CCAGACAACAGTGGAAGAGGTCATGGCTCTAGACGCTGCTGGGGGCATCTCACGGAAGTTGACCAACGCCATCAAGAAGGACACGGTGACGATCCCTGACGGAGGCTACACCGTCGTCAGGTTCACTGCTAGCAACCCTG GCTGGTGGTTGATGCACTGTCATCTGGTGTTCCACGCAGAGCTTGGGATGATCGGCGTCCTGCATGTTGGGGATCCTTCTGACCTACCGCCTGTCCCTGAGGGCTTCCCCACCTGCAGCTCCTTCATGCCGGACCTCTAG
- the LOC123754414 gene encoding uncharacterized protein: protein MATVSSGPLRWPPSPAAPSDGHRLQRPPPMATVSSGPHRWPPSSAAPSDGHRLQRPPPMATVSSGPHRWPPSPAAPTDGHRLQRPPPMATVSSGPTDGHRLQRPPPMATVSSGPHRWPPSPAAPSDGHRLQRPPPMATVSSGPHRWPPSSAAPTDGHRLQRPPPMATVFSGPHRWPPSSAAPTDGHRLQRPPPMATVSSGPTDGHRLQRPPPMATVSSGPLRWPPSPAAPTDGHRLQRPPPMATVSSGPHRWPPSPAAPTDGHRLQRPPPMATVSSGPHRWPPSPAAPTDGHRLQRPPPMATVSSGPLRWPPSPAAPTDGHRLQRPPPMATVFSGPHRWPPSSAAPTDGHRLQRPPPMATVSSGPHRLQRPPPSPAAPTDGHRLQRPPPMATVSSGPHRWPPSPAAPTDGHRLQRPPPMATVSSGPHRWPPSPAAPTDGHRLQRPPPMATVSSGSHRWPPSPAAPTDGHRLQRPPPMATVSSGPLRWPPSPAAPTDGHRLQRPPPMATVSSGPHRWPPSPAAPSDGHRLQRPPPMATVSSGPHRWPPSPAAPTDGHRLQRPPPMATVFSGPLRWPPSPAAPTDGHRLQRPPPMATVSRGPLRWPPSSAAPTDGHRLQRPPPMATVFSGPHRWPPSPAAPTDGHRLQRPPPMATVSSGSHRWPLRQNQKFDM, encoded by the coding sequence ATGGCCACCGTCTCCAGCGGCCCCCTCCGATGGCCACCGTCTCCAGCGGCCCCCTCCGATGGCCACCGTCTCCAGCGGCCCCCTCCGATGGCCACCGTCTCCAGCGGCCCCCACCGATGGCCACCGTCTTCAGCGGCCCCCTCCGATGGCCACCGTCTCCAGCGGCCCCCACCGATGGCCACCGTCTCCAGCGGCCCCCACCGATGGCCACCGTCTCCAGCGGCCCCCACCGATGGCCACCGTCTCCAGCGGCCCCCACCGATGGCCACCGTCTCCAGCGGCCCCACCGATGGCCACCGTCTCCAGCGGCCCCCACCGATGGCCACCGTCTCCAGCGGCCCCCACCGATGGCCACCGTCTCCAGCGGCCCCCTCCGATGGCCACCGTCTCCAGCGGCCCCCTCCGATGGCCACCGTCTCCAGCGGCCCCCACCGATGGCCACCGTCTTCAGCGGCCCCCACCGATGGCCACCGTCTTCAGCGGCCCCCACCGATGGCCACCGTCTTCAGCGGCCCCCACCGATGGCCACCGTCTTCAGCGGCCCCCACCGATGGCCACCGTCTCCAGCGGCCCCCACCGATGGCCACCGTCTCCAGCGGCCCCACCGATGGCCACCGTCTCCAGCGGCCCCCTCCGATGGCCACCGTCTCCAGCGGCCCCCTCCGATGGCCACCGTCTCCAGCGGCCCCCACCGATGGCCACCGTCTTCAGCGGCCCCCTCCGATGGCCACCGTCTCCAGCGGCCCCCACCGATGGCCACCGTCTCCAGCGGCCCCCACCGATGGCCACCGTCTCCAGCGGCCCCCACCGATGGCCACCGTCTCCAGCGGCCCCCACCGATGGCCACCGTCTCCAGCGGCCCCCACCGATGGCCACCGTCTCCAGCGGCCCCCTCCGATGGCCACCGTCTCCAGCGGCCCCCTCCGATGGCCACCGTCTCCAGCGGCCCCCACCGATGGCCACCGTCTTCAGCGGCCCCCACCGATGGCCACCGTCTTCAGCGGCCCCCACCGATGGCCACCGTCTTCAGCGGCCCCCACCGATGGCCACCGTCTTCAGCGGCCCCCACCGATGGCCACCGTCTCCAGCGGCCCCCACCGTCTCCAGCGGCCCCCACCGTCTCCAGCGGCCCCCACCGATGGCCACCGTCTCCAGCGGCCCCCACCGATGGCCACCGTCTCCAGCGGCCCCCACCGATGGCCACCGTCTCCAGCGGCCCCCACCGATGGCCACCGTCTCCAGCGGCCCCCACCGATGGCCACCGTCTCCAGCGGCCCCCACCGATGGCCACCGTCTCCAGCGGCCCCCACCGATGGCCACCGTCTCCAGCGGCCCCCACCGATGGCCACCGTCTCCAGCGGCTCCCACCGATGGCCACCGTCTCCAGCGGCCCCCACCGATGGCCACCGTCTCCAGCGGCCCCCACCGATGGCCACCGTCTCCAGCGGCCCCCTCCGATGGCCACCGTCTCCAGCGGCCCCCACCGATGGCCACCGTCTCCAGCGGCCCCCTCCGATGGCCACCGTCTCCAGCGGCCCCCACCGATGGCCACCGTCTCCAGCGGCCCCCTCCGATGGCCACCGTCTCCAGCGGCCCCCACCGATGGCCACCGTCTCCAGCGGCCCCCACCGATGGCCACCGTCTCCAGCGGCCCCCACCGATGGCCACCGTCTTCAGCGGCCCCCACCGATGGCCACCGTCTTCAGCGGCCCCCTCCGATGGCCACCGTCTCCAGCGGCCCCCACCGATGGCCACCGTCTCCAGCGGCCCCCTCCGATGGCCACCGTCTCCAGGGGCCCCCTCCGATGGCCACCGTCTTCAGCGGCCCCCACCGATGGCCACCGTCTCCAGCGGCCCCCACCGATGGCCACCGTCTTCAGCGGCCCCCACCGATGGCCACCGTCTCCAGCGGCCCCCACCGATGGCCACCGTCTCCAGCGGCCCCCTCCGATGGCCACCGTCTCCAGCGGCTCCCACCGATGGCCATTACGTCAAAATCAGAAGTTTGATATGTAA